From one Coffea eugenioides isolate CCC68of chromosome 11, Ceug_1.0, whole genome shotgun sequence genomic stretch:
- the LOC113751411 gene encoding uncharacterized protein LOC113751411 → MTKPVLSDRLARWYLQFQQFEIIYVPAKAVKGQILANFLTDHPMSAEWELTDELPDEEVFMIESPWSMYFYGAAHRDEADAGVVFYTLEVDILSYSFTLTRRYSNNMAEYKALILGLETTVNMKQLHLRVYGDSKLVVNQLLGIYDIKKAELIPYYKYARQLMGYLDNITIEHISRKFNQQADSLARLASMITLPSHQNQISICQN, encoded by the coding sequence ATGACAAAACCTGTACTGTCTGACCGGCTTGCGAGATGGTACCTTCAGTTTCaacaatttgaaattatttatgtacCAGCAAAGGCTGTCAAAGGACAAATATTGGCAAACTTTCTAACCGATCATCCCATGTCTGCCGAGTGGGAGTTGACTGATGAACTCCCTGATGAAGAAGTGTTTATGATCGAATCTCCATGGTCGATGTATTTCTATGGAGCTGCTCACCGTGATGAAGCTGATGCGGGAGTTGTCTTTTATACTCTTGAAGTAGATATATTGTCGTACTCTTTCACTTTAACACGTCGGTATTCAAATAATATGGCCGAGTATAAGGCGTTAATTCTCGGTCTTGAAACGACTGTAAACATGAAGCAGTTGCATCTTAGAGTCTATGGTGATTCAAAATTAGTGGTAAATCAACTTCTTGGTATTTATGATATCAAGAAAGCTGAATTGATCCCATATTATAAGTATGCAAGGCAACTCATGGGATATTTAGACAATATCACTATAGAACATATCTCTAGAAAATTCAACCAACAAGCTGACTCTTTGGCAAGATTGGCGTCCATGATCACTCTACCTTctcatcaaaatcaaatttcGATATGTCAAAATTAG